In Lycium barbarum isolate Lr01 chromosome 9, ASM1917538v2, whole genome shotgun sequence, the DNA window ttttttttaatatgggatccactttttttttcatgagtttggagagggtggggttcaccttttttttcatgagtttggagagggtggggcccaccccttttttttttttttaagagtgactgacgacgaagcatgagtaaaccgatacttctatatagtagaaaaatagaaatataataaagtatttctatctaccttttagaagagttggtaatataaaatataagacgtcatttttttacccttaaataaaaaagtgggtgggaccacaaaagattttttttgcccttaaataaaaatgtaggaccgaacacggacgacgatcttgcctctataaaccggctcttctatatagtagtaatagtaaagtaatacatataatttttttttatcaaattttgatttggataattctaaattattatattaattttacatgtttaaaatgaaacaaagtagaaatttgattttctatttaaatgaagaacttatattttttaatttttagtaaatattttttgtttgacTCATTTTACtcgtcatgttattttttacacggttttttaaggaaacgttaattagaattataatttcattaatttacgttattaattatttgatctccatttaatattattttttcttttatgacattaatttcttttcacatttattagagtaagggaaaaatgaaaaagtaactaaattctatgttattttaatAAATAAGTATTTTacgtatgttgctgtacaataatttcatttgctcccactaatgggttgatacgcacatgacaatgaatccatcattattgatttaattgtttgattttctaagcacttttttttaacattgtttgttttttttaatatgggattcacttttttttttaatcttgcttgattttgttaatatggggtccacttttttttccccgtgagtttggatgtggtggttctactttttttttcttctctctttttttttaaatactggttgatgtttaatatgggtccatgaagaacttctgttttttaatttttaataaatattttttgtttaactcatttcacctgtcatgttgttttttacatgattttttaagaaaacgtcaattagaattataatttcactaatttaccttattaattatttgatctccatttaatagtattttttcttttatgacattaatctcttttcacatttattagagtaaggaaaaaatgaaaaagtaattaaattctatcttattttaatatataagtattttaagtatgttgttgtacaataatttcatttgcttccactaatgggttgatacgcatgtggcatgaatccatcattattgatttaattgtttgattttctaagcactttttttttaacattgtttgtttttttaatatgggattcactttttttttttaatattgcttgattttgttaatatggagtccacatataagtattttaagtatgttgctgtacaataatttcattttctcccattaatgggttgatacgcatgtggcaatgaatccatcattattgatttagaaaaatattgcttgattttgttaatatgggtccacatataagtattttaagtatgttgctgtacaataatttcatttgctcacactaatgggttgatacgcatgtggcaatgaatccatcattattgatttaattgtttgattttctaagcacttttttttaacattgtttgtttttttttaatatgagattcactttttttttttttaatattgcttgattttgttaatatggggtccacttttttttcccgtgagtttggatctgatgggtttcactttttttttttttttaatactgattggtgtttaatatggagctcaatttttttatttttttttttaacttgaaaGGGACGACAAAAAAtgagcccaaccggctcttctaaatagttagaatTAGAATATTGTTATGCTGACTTGACACATGACATATATAATAGCTAGAATTACACAATTTGGTTAACCTTATCAAAACAGTTGAAAGCAGAACCTCGGATTGAGTTTTATTTTACCtgaaaaaataacataaaaacattAGTTATTAAAGATTAGACTTGTATAAATTAGTTATTAGCATGAACTTAAGGCACTATTGGGATTGCAAGTGTTATAAGCATCTATAAATAATTTACATGTACATAAAGATAgacttctggaaaaaaaaaaaagacttctgGATTAAGCATATGCAAAAACAAAAAGATCTAGACTTCTGGATTAAAGAGTCACAACCTACAGAAAAAGAAGAAAGGGTTTTGAATGTAGAAGAAAACAGAGATAGTAAAACTCTAATAAACACCACTTCCCAAACAAATGTTTTCATCTCTTGGTTTGCAACGGGACCCACCAAGTCAAATATCTTCAAGCTATTTAATAATACGTATTACATATTTTACATTAAAAACTCTCATGAAAATTAAACTAACATTATTGATTAGTTAATACTTTTTATTATAATCGACGGTTACCCTTAGACTACAATTTTTCCTATAAGCTATCTTTACGAATAGTACTGTACTTCAGATAAATGAACTGCCTTTAGACTTACAAAAAGAGAGAATGtaaaacaatcaacaacacaattatcTACTTATATCATAATCTTTGTATTGATTTAATTAAGCCTTTGATAGGAGGTTTCGTTCTTAAACTTTTTATACAATCTCTTCGTCAACGAAATAATTATTAACTTAGTAACAGCCACAGGTATATGCTTTTACACCAAGCATAAAGGCATATGGAGCATATATAGAAGAGTTCTTCTACTTCAATAACAATAGAGTCGAGAAGGAAAAACATGACAGAAATAATATACATAACATCATAAGAATTATCCATCATGGACCCACCCGCAATATTATTAGCCACCGACTTGTTGACCGAATCAAGTGACCGATAAAATGTTTGGAGAAGAACGCTATCGGGCAACCCATGCTTTGGACAACTCTTGACGTTATTTTTAAATCGAGCCCAAGCCTCAATCGGAAGTtaatgaaagttgttgatttcgacACAGAGTTGCAACATCCGGgatggagggaagaacttcttgaggaaaGCTTGAGTCAATTCCGCCCAAATAGTAATAGACCCGGCCGGAAGATTATCCAATCATGCGGTGGCTTTCCCCGTGAGAGAGAATGGGAAAAGCCTCAGCTTGACTTTCTCGCTTGAGACGTTCAGATGCACGTTGGTGGTATATACCCCAAGAAAGTTCTTAAGGTGCCTATTCAGGTCATCATTGGCTAGACCTCCGAACAAGCCCTTAGTGCTGAGTAGGTGTAGCATGGTATTATTTACATGGAAACTTGCGTTAGCTTGGACCGGAGGTGGGCGGGTAGCGGTAGCATACCAGTCTTCTCTACCATTCCATCATCGGAATTGAAGTCCGTCATTTCACCTAAATCAACAACAAGAAACTAAGaagagaaataaagactaaaagtagagTTTTATACTAATtggtaaatttctagaccgtattccccgaCAACGGTGCCAAATtatgatacgcccaaattacaccttttaaaatAGGAGTAAGcagtcgttgtcaaatatagaactcaataaggttgggatcgaatcccacagagaatacaatcaAGAAATATACTTGCTAAGTGTAATGCTCGACTATTAGTCAATATTTCTAGCAATGAGGTATAATAATGATTGGCTTGGAGATTGTTAATTTAATTTATCGCTAATTGTTGTTAAAAAGATAATCTATTGGGAaaaggactaaggttgtggttccaatgaaAAGTAATGCAATTGGGTATCAATCCAACTCATCTATGTGTCTAGATATGATTAAATATGGGTTACGTAGGTTTATTAAAAGTCTGTCGAATAAATTGATAAAtgtcattactaagctttctcaagccttataATGTAGAAAATGTGAACacccattttatttcaagttagctttcctatctctagctcaagctattagatagGGTTTAAAGCCCCACATCCTTTCcatttaactcttttcctaacttttacTTTCTTTTTCAAGCAAAAGAAAAGTATTTAGTCACAAATAATGTTGGCCACCATTAAAAGTCAAtaaagcttgaagagttaatgGAAAAACATCTTTAACATACAAATGTAGTTGAAATATAAAAcacaatcacataactaacatatTTGGTCTCATAACCTTAGCTAAATGGTTTTGCTATGTTACGCCCCGTAAGAGTCCGTACTACTTGAAttaagacaagaatgaatgatttaagaaagttcaaggaaagttaattgagttagtaagaatatcgttatatatatggttgccttaagtatcccgaggtgacatggtaacctaaaggatttgaaatcgcgttatgagtacgtatatgaggtaatgtgagtgcccttttaaagtatttgagattattagtaatgatatagaagatggacaaaagatatgaatatacttttgcgattggagtttcatcgaagcttcgtaagttctctagttatgtttaaggttattgtgattctccggacccttcgagacgtgtatggattgttatgtatgtatatgagtatgtatatgtatgtataagaggttacacgagggttggaagaggattagaagttaaacgaatctaaacgaaatgaatcggaacaacttcagtaaaatctcggaccagatttttagcccatattgttggaggcatatctcctagtatatgaggagttttaaggtgtttcaaaagcctaaaatgacgttcatcgagtctagtttccaactcaacaaacctctcgtcaaaatgatatcggaataaggagatatggacgatgcaagttgggctggcggggcagcaagttgagacccgacccaagcaattacatttcggcccatgaggcccattaacgttaatatatatggaaaattcatttgagggctggtcATTTGCAACTAGGAGCTTCCAAGaatattagagagagagggagagagcttctaggctaagAGAGCCATTTTGATCCAAattcgagccccgaatcccgaagctcatgaagagaaaagcgttgtgcgttgcgttgccttcagtttgagctaaaaatcagctaAAAAgaggagtgttgacgtggttgctgcatacttaaggtaagattaaggttcctttttcattgttaataagtttaattagggttttaacggattagaacggagaaaatagctctataaactcgtttgttgctttgttgggatttatggatcgggggatgttttagttgaattaaatggatgggattagctgagttatgatgtatattaatggttggtactgttgttgatgttgttgatgatattttggggctgttttgtacgatttttgtggctgttttgtgatgactttttggggttgtttggtatgattttcgtggctgtgtgtgttgttgatattgttgtgattattttgggttgttggtgAGTTGGGACGGAGTAAGAaaaataagggaaatgttgccggATTTTCGTTAGATTGTTTGTTAGCTTACAATGAGTAGTAGAGAATGACTTTCATCTAATTGTGGCGTAATTATTGCCTTGTTATAGATTACAAACTTGGATAGTAGATTTTAGACGAATAGAcgcgcttcaaggtatgtaaagctatcccttctttctttttggcatgatctatgtgagacaaacagacgacgaatgtataaactccaaagaaactcctactcttagagacactaggatggctaatgttcttgatttccagaagttatttcattatgtcttgatacgtgtctatgattccaaaagtcctattttgatataatccataatgacatttgaggggtacttgacatgactgttgtttttgattctcaagtgttgttagttcattctaattattctattgagtctcagatgatgatttagtttgcatatggttgctcactactctgctcgtgcatgccgtaatatatctttcaccgagtcccgggccgggtaaggtatatatatatatatataatatgatgatgtgatgatggcaccgagacccctgatgggccgggcatggtatacatgtatacgactttattcaccgagtccataatgggccggatatggtatatgatatagctatgcatgattttcatttcataaggcacaagtacagtgatttcttgattgtcatacttgtctcttgtaatctctatttcagtcatgatcctttttattgtatttcatgctttatatactcagtacatatctcgtactgacccactttcttcggggggctgcgtttcatgcccgcaggtacagacattcggtttggtgatcctccagcctaggacttctgctcagctgtttggacagctccattgttccggagcctagattattttggtacagatctttgatGTAGACCTatacatatccaggggtacggcggggccctgtcccatcatattttactatgatactcttagaggtctgtagacatatgtgggttgtatatgggttatggtcagctgtgtcgatatggtttgttatggatattcccgtatgtagtggcagccttgtcggcttgcatatcgtgTTATGCTTTGATCAATTGTGACTCCTCTGGAGACAGGTTTACGACAtatggcgttatgaatctttcggttgcttttacaagtttccatactgtccttagtttcagttgattatatttagcaggtaggtatacgagtgtccagctcgggcactagtcacgcccatgggtttgggtcgtgacatgctaCTTATGTTCATTAAATACACAACAATGATAAAGAgaatattcataaagcttacaataaTTAATGGAAGAAGATGacaaaaaggaagaagattcTCTTTAAAAGCTTCAACCACCACTATTCAATGGCCCCAATGGCTAAAAGACAACAATAAAGTCTATCAAGGAATATTCAATAATGTTCACAAAAACCTAGGCACAAGTATTTAAAGATAGAGAACAAAAAGTACAAAAACTGCCTAAATGACGACATGCGACGCCAAGTATGCGGTCGCATCAGGAGTATGCGACCGCATCTGGAGTTTGCGATGTTGCATGTACTTCGCATTTTAGTGCACTTTGCCTGATTCACTGGTTGCTCAGAGCTAGAGTATGTGACCGCGTCTGGAGTTTGTGGTGCCTCATCTTGCGTCGCATCTTGTTGCATTTTGGAAAACTCTCTGTTGATTTGCGTAAACAATTTGCAATCACATCTTAGCCGCATTCTCAtcatttttctcctttttctgcCAACTTGTTCCTTTTATGCCCTCGAACTCAAGAGTATGCGACCGCATCTGGAGTTTGCGATGTCGCATGTACTTCACATTCTAGTGCACTTTGCCTGATTCATTGGTTGCTTAGAGCTAGAATATGCGACCGCATCTGGAGTTTGTGGTGCCTCATCTTGCGTAGCATCTTGTTGCATTTTGGCAAACTCTCTGTTGATTTGTGTAAACAATTTGCAATCACTTCTTAGTCGCATTCTCAtcatttttctcctttttctgcCAATTTGTTCCTTTTATGCCCTCGAACTCACACAATGTTAAAACACACAAAAACATAATAGAAATAGATAAAAATACTTGAATGACTCATAAAAAACATAAGTTAGTGAATGTACAAAGCCTGAAAATCCACGACTTATCACTGTCCCTTCCATAAGTTTTTGTTTCTAACGATAGAAAACTTATTTTAAGGCCTAATTTTTTCTCAAATCAAATTCCAAAAGATATATTCTATTTTCACTAAAGAGATGCACTTTTGTTTTGTGCAAAAAATGATATCTATTTGCATATAAAGTGGAGCATTCAAAAGTTGGGGCCTAAAGCTCTAAGCGCCTGAGGCACGCCCTTCCGACGGTAAGCGCatgagacaaacaagttggaACATGCAAAGAGATGTATGTTGAGTTTTCACAGAGTCAGTAGCCATAGATTTACAATTGATTGATATATACTAACATAGTTCAATTATGTATAAATATGGAAAATGGTTTTGAAATCTATATAAATTTCTTCATTTCTGTATTTCATTGGACGTACACATGCGCCACTCTTTCAAAACTCTTTTTGCTAACTGAATTGCTAAAGCTAGATCATGAGATGAGAATTGCTCAAGACGGTAAATACCACGTTCCCTAAAATCCAAATCTAACACAAGGGAGACCTTTGAGGCGTGCCCTTCCAACGGTGCGTGAATGATCCGTCGGATTTTGATAGACAAGTCGATGCATTTAGAGATCTATGTTGAGTTTTCACGGACTCAGTGGCCATAGATTGACAATTAGGTGTCCTTTGGTCATCCATAAAGTCCATTGAACTTTCACACTTGCTCGTCAACTTTTGATACTTTATAATCAAGTTTACATTAGAACAACTTACCATGTGTTGCACCTGTAACAAATGAACGTGAGGATCAATTTATTGGGAGAAGAGTTAGTTACATTATATGGCTCCCACTTTTTCACTTTAAATTAGTATGCTTAATTGAcaagtaatttaaataattaaagaaGACTTAATCAAATAGTCCTCTtccgttttaatttgtttgtttaatttaacttgacacggagtttaaggaaataaaaaagacttttgaagcttataattttaaattaaagatatataaaatgtaccaaaatgccctttatCTCTGTGGTTTTAAAAATGCATGTAGACAATTGGAACAAAAGAGTTGTAAAAAAAGAAAGAGGCATATTTGTTGAAtcggactaaaaaaaaaaagtaagacgaacaaattgaaatggagagAGTATATATAAAGTAGAAAAAATATTTTAGTAAGACGAAAAAATTGAAATGGAAAGAGTATATATATAGTAAAAGTATTCTTTTAACCGAGTGGGGGTGAAAGTCAGACACGTCTTCTCATTTCAGGTGGAATACGTCAATAGCCTCTTAAATTTGTTAGTAAATTTCATTCAGACATGAACTATAGTCTGTTTTAATTGAGCACCTGAACAAATGATAAAGTGTTACTATCACAATATTTTGGCTCAAATTTTTAAAAAGCTTTTGCACGTGTTCTCAAATTGCTAGTACACAGACTAGTTAATTAACCACTAAAAACATGTTACTTTTCTTAATTATATGCATCAATGCGCCATAAAACCTCATATTTGTTTCAATCAAgattgatgtgtataattaaagaagGGAAAAAGGGTTCAAAACACACTCAAACTATGGCCAACGTTGCCATAACACACCTGAACTTTGcaggggtcctatgacccccctggacttattttttgtgtattatctACGCTTTCAAATGGACAAAGTCACCAAACTCGTTTGAGTGTATGCACACGCTCCACTACAGGAAATTTGATTTTTAGCGACCACTTCTTAACGAAGGGAGATGAATCCGGTCGTTATAAGTGCACTTATAGTGACCAATTTTTTTTCCAGTCGTTAGagctaatttttctttcaattatcgtGCCTTTTGCTTTGTGCCTTTTGTGTTGAGTTTGTGTCTGTTCAAGAATTTGTGTCTTTTGCTTTCCTTTAAAAGATTTAATTATTCTTCAATTGGGTATTTTTCATATCTCcactttccaaaatttcaaacccAAAAAAACTCCATTGTAACGACCAAATCAAACGAGTCTTTTTCGATATTATATAGGATTTGTGACATTGTCGATATTGAAAACATGATTTGATGAGGGACGTCGAGTAAACAAAAACTCCATTAGGGACGTCGAGTTTCGACTTGAAGCTTTCAGATCTGGGTCTTCAAATTCCGGATTTGATGAATAAATTCTTGGTTGCTGATTGTTTGAAGCTGAACTCGAGCTTAGAAGATGTCTGGAACGTGAAGAAGAACTGAACGCCTCCATGACTGCCATGAACAAAGCTTGAAGCTTCGAACTTGAATTTTCGGGTTGCCGCAAATGAGCTCCATTTCGAGTGGGTGATATATCAAAAGAACCGGAACGTCGAGAGGATTTCGAATATGAAATTTGGTGATGTTTGGTTGAGATTTGAAGTGCATTAGGATCAAATTTCAGTCCAATTCTCTTTGAAGAAGATGAACAGTAATTCGCTGCCAAGATTTTGCCAAAGTTGCCATAACACACATGAACTTTGTGGGGGTCCTATAACCCCCCTGGACTTATTTTTTGTGCATTATATACACTTTTATATGGAATCTTACGCGCTCAAAGAGAGTAGATACAATCGCTTGTACAGGTCACCATATAAAGGCGtacaaaatacataaaaaataagtacaggggggtcataggaccctcGCAAAGTTCAGGTGTGTTATGGCAACTTTGGCCATAGTTTGAGTGTGTTTTGAACCCTTTTCCCATTAAAGAAGGTGATAAATTTTATAATGTTAACTTATCTACTAATAGGTGTTTGATAACATGCTCAAAAAAATATCTGAAATTTGAGCATGAAGTGCCTAATAGAAATATTACTAGGAAGATGCAAACCTTGCATGAGTTGGAGCAAAAAATGTTTGGATGTTGAAGACTTCTATGACATGGAATGCAATTGTAGTTTGAGCCCTTGAATTGGCTTGAACGGGGCCTTTGGTGCAAGAACACCACTTTAGAACTATTAGTTGTGTAAGACTGCATATATTTAAACCAAATAAATTAA includes these proteins:
- the LOC132612305 gene encoding uncharacterized protein LOC132612305 is translated as MRAGSGSISIVPRWLEVLLALKFFNACSIHELEKRNEENVFCLDCCVGLCIHCMPSHKGHKILQIRRYVYQDVLCLKDANKLLDCSFVQSYTTNSSKVVFLHQRPRSSQFKGSNYNCIPCHRSLQHPNIFCSNSCKRIGLKFDPNALQISTKHHQISYSKSSRRSGSFDISPTRNGAHLRQPENSSSKLQALFMAVMEAFSSSSRSRHLLSSSSASNNQQPRIYSSNPEFEDPDLKASSRNSTSLMEFLFTRRPSSNHVFNIDNVTNPI